A genomic region of Mycobacterium sp. Aquia_213 contains the following coding sequences:
- a CDS encoding NAD(P)H-dependent flavin oxidoreductase encodes MNTRLTELFGIEHPILLAPMAMASGGRLAAAVTAAGGLGLIGGGYGDGDWLRREFDLAEGARVGCGFITWSLAQSPELLDQALEWQPAAIMLSFGDLRPFAERVRTAGVALIAQVQNLEHACQALDTGVDIVVAQGGEAGGHGMTARSTFTLVPDVVDLVAARSPETLVVAAGGVADGRGLAAGLALGADGALVGTRLWASTEALVSPRAQERAIAASGDDTFRTRVYDVVRQLDWPADYNARALGNRFLDTWHGNEDQLSEALPEAVETFEKAVAAEDFDAAAILVGEAIGLVHDVRPAADIVRDMAGDAARILGRA; translated from the coding sequence ATGAACACTCGGCTCACCGAATTGTTCGGCATCGAACACCCGATCCTGCTCGCGCCGATGGCGATGGCCTCCGGCGGCCGGCTGGCGGCGGCGGTGACCGCGGCCGGCGGGCTTGGCTTGATCGGTGGCGGGTACGGCGACGGCGACTGGCTCCGGCGCGAATTCGATTTGGCTGAGGGGGCAAGGGTCGGATGCGGATTCATCACCTGGAGCCTGGCGCAAAGCCCCGAACTACTCGATCAGGCTCTCGAATGGCAACCAGCCGCAATCATGTTGTCGTTCGGTGATCTTCGGCCATTCGCCGAGCGCGTGCGCACGGCGGGCGTCGCACTGATCGCCCAGGTGCAGAACCTCGAGCACGCATGCCAGGCCTTGGACACCGGCGTGGACATCGTCGTCGCGCAGGGCGGTGAGGCCGGGGGTCACGGCATGACCGCCCGGTCCACCTTCACACTGGTGCCCGACGTCGTCGACCTCGTCGCCGCGCGCTCCCCCGAAACGCTGGTCGTGGCCGCCGGCGGTGTCGCGGACGGCCGCGGACTTGCGGCGGGGTTGGCACTTGGCGCCGACGGCGCGCTGGTCGGCACCCGGTTGTGGGCCAGCACCGAGGCATTGGTGTCACCGCGAGCGCAGGAGCGCGCCATCGCGGCCAGCGGCGACGATACCTTCCGCACCCGCGTGTACGATGTTGTGCGACAGCTTGATTGGCCCGCCGACTACAACGCCAGAGCGCTGGGCAACCGATTCCTCGACACCTGGCATGGGAACGAGGACCAACTGTCGGAGGCCCTGCCCGAAGCAGTCGAGACCTTCGAGAAGGCCGTGGCCGCAGAGGATTTCGATGCAGCCGCCATCCTGGTCGGCGAGGCGATCGGACTCGTCCACGATGTTCGACCGGCTGCCGACATCGTGCGCGACATGGCGGGTGATGCCGCGCGAATCCTCGGCCGGGCGTGA
- a CDS encoding tautomerase family protein, whose protein sequence is MPLLYFDLIEGRTPSELQALLDAAHDAVLGAFAVPPGDRYQVVRTHPAHEIVAWDTGLGIERSARLVVVHVVSRPRTRAMKERFYELLASNLSDLCGVDPTDLIVSITENGDEDWSFGHGRAQFLTGELQ, encoded by the coding sequence ATGCCGCTGCTGTACTTCGACCTGATCGAGGGTCGCACGCCGTCGGAGCTCCAGGCGTTGCTGGACGCCGCGCATGACGCCGTCCTTGGCGCGTTTGCGGTGCCGCCGGGCGACCGCTATCAGGTGGTGCGCACCCATCCCGCGCACGAAATCGTGGCGTGGGACACCGGTCTCGGCATCGAGCGCTCGGCACGGCTCGTGGTGGTGCACGTGGTGAGCAGGCCGCGCACCCGGGCCATGAAAGAACGGTTCTACGAGCTGCTGGCATCGAATCTTTCCGACCTGTGCGGGGTCGACCCGACCGATCTCATCGTGTCGATCACCGAAAACGGTGACGAGGATTGGTCTTTCGGTCATGGGCGGGCGCAGTTCCTGACCGGAGAACTGCAATGA
- a CDS encoding S8 family serine peptidase, which produces MADLDANSYVPGEVVVHLQASEFVRQLPVYRARALGSDEPPPSRIGIEELDDALEQFGARALFRVFEAKALPELAGIAVIRFEELNTVEVVLAVLNKLPSVVESSPHARVTVNAIPNDPNFQDLWGPPQINCPGAWDVTTGDRRVVIAVVDTGCDFNHPELSGQLLTGWNILNPGHPPQDDDAVEGHGTKIAGIIGAIGNNRTGIAGVNWTCGLLPVKALPGVGDGDAATVAQGIEWAVTPPGPAAIVNCSFIATADDVNLRRVIAAAGTSGALIVTASGNIPDGQTAPFTPYPGMYAATMAHVVCIGATDQNDRRCSFSNYGDWLTLVAPGISIESTMNGGGLQEGSGTSLAAPYVSGVVGLIRTAYPSMTAPQIKQRLKDVAKPLRDQPSDPVPNPKYGHGLVDARGCLTQLRLAFPANDGTNNLCIAHSGGYTFHNFVVAPPIQVGAIIASAELNHLLCLAFRAPDGSLRVSSTLDGVNFRTPTTPSPSVPLGGCVAMAVRNNQLNLVTPTPQGGMRYAQSSDGNVWTTGTVSGIPLGSCVAMAALNGTLYVVYPASDGTMCVTTSADGISWSPPSQTDIRLGSCVAMAVFNGKLYIAAQGRPVAGLPPALIFASSSDGRSFAHQGLAGQSPGSSIAMAVLNSTLHIAYQDSSSRTLVVLTPREEYVFTTPSPAVPLGNCAAMTVFNNALYLAWKATDSSQNMQIASSNNGTHWSGITTIDEQLGSCVATEQFNGKVYVATPNVTDPNHPRMLVLHSAIDGRAFDTDEFPQELVGNSIAMAVLNGTLYVAYQDNATHNLKVHTAEKTTTVGYIKLGSCAAMAVLRNTLFLAYKADDASQTMHVATSSDGDIWGAAQIASIQLGSCVAMAAFNGKLYVAGQKPDQSLFIASSNDGSSFAVRQFPQQIVGNCITMKVLNDTLYIAYQNNIGHNLVVAASSKYFDNFDAVATGIQLGSSAAMAVLRSPDPASARLGSDLAGSELPVPEPV; this is translated from the coding sequence ATGGCCGATCTTGACGCTAACTCTTACGTCCCGGGTGAGGTTGTTGTTCACCTGCAGGCCTCTGAATTCGTGCGCCAACTGCCTGTCTACCGCGCCAGGGCGCTGGGATCCGATGAGCCACCTCCCAGCCGCATCGGAATCGAAGAACTCGATGATGCGTTGGAGCAGTTCGGTGCTCGAGCGTTATTTCGCGTATTTGAGGCGAAGGCGCTCCCGGAGCTCGCCGGTATCGCGGTCATCCGGTTCGAGGAGCTAAACACGGTAGAGGTGGTCCTCGCCGTGCTCAACAAGCTGCCTTCTGTCGTTGAGTCATCACCGCACGCGCGCGTCACCGTCAACGCAATACCCAACGACCCCAATTTCCAGGACCTGTGGGGACCTCCGCAGATTAACTGTCCGGGGGCCTGGGACGTCACGACAGGCGACAGGCGAGTGGTGATCGCGGTCGTCGATACAGGCTGCGACTTTAACCATCCCGAGCTATCAGGTCAGCTACTGACGGGGTGGAACATCCTCAACCCCGGTCATCCGCCCCAGGACGACGATGCTGTCGAGGGCCACGGCACCAAGATCGCCGGGATCATCGGCGCGATTGGCAACAACCGCACGGGGATCGCGGGTGTGAACTGGACCTGCGGACTACTGCCGGTCAAAGCACTGCCCGGTGTGGGAGACGGGGATGCGGCTACGGTCGCACAGGGGATCGAATGGGCCGTGACACCTCCGGGTCCCGCCGCGATCGTCAACTGCTCCTTTATAGCTACCGCTGACGACGTCAACCTGAGGAGGGTCATCGCCGCCGCCGGCACCTCGGGCGCGTTGATCGTCACTGCAAGCGGCAACATTCCAGACGGGCAGACAGCCCCCTTCACTCCGTATCCGGGCATGTATGCGGCCACCATGGCCCACGTGGTTTGCATAGGCGCGACTGACCAAAACGACCGCCGCTGTTCGTTCTCGAACTACGGCGACTGGCTGACCCTTGTCGCCCCAGGCATCAGTATCGAGTCGACTATGAACGGCGGTGGGCTACAAGAGGGTAGCGGCACCTCGCTAGCAGCACCGTACGTAAGCGGCGTTGTCGGCCTCATTCGGACCGCATACCCGTCGATGACCGCTCCCCAGATCAAACAGCGGCTCAAGGACGTCGCGAAGCCGCTGCGCGACCAACCCAGCGACCCAGTTCCCAACCCGAAATACGGACATGGACTCGTCGATGCGCGCGGCTGCCTAACGCAACTCAGACTCGCCTTCCCAGCAAACGACGGCACTAACAACCTGTGCATCGCACACTCCGGTGGCTACACATTTCACAATTTCGTCGTGGCGCCCCCGATCCAGGTCGGTGCCATCATCGCGAGCGCAGAGCTCAATCACCTTCTGTGCCTGGCCTTCCGGGCGCCCGACGGGTCGCTGCGCGTCTCGTCCACTCTTGATGGCGTCAACTTCCGCACACCCACGACCCCTTCTCCATCCGTCCCGTTGGGCGGCTGTGTCGCAATGGCTGTCCGCAATAACCAGCTCAACCTCGTCACCCCAACGCCCCAGGGTGGTATGAGGTACGCCCAGTCGAGCGACGGTAACGTATGGACCACCGGCACCGTTTCGGGAATACCGCTGGGAAGCTGCGTCGCGATGGCCGCTTTGAACGGCACGCTGTACGTCGTCTACCCGGCCAGCGACGGCACCATGTGCGTCACCACGAGCGCCGACGGCATCAGCTGGTCGCCACCATCCCAAACGGATATCCGTTTGGGGAGCTGCGTCGCAATGGCCGTTTTCAACGGCAAGCTCTACATCGCAGCTCAAGGCCGCCCGGTTGCAGGCTTGCCGCCAGCTCTGATCTTTGCCTCGTCAAGCGACGGCCGCAGCTTCGCCCACCAGGGATTAGCCGGGCAGAGTCCGGGGAGCAGCATTGCGATGGCCGTTTTGAATAGCACGCTGCACATCGCCTACCAGGACAGCTCCAGTCGAACACTCGTCGTGCTCACCCCCAGAGAGGAGTACGTCTTCACCACCCCATCTCCCGCGGTCCCGTTGGGCAACTGTGCCGCGATGACCGTCTTCAATAACGCGCTTTACTTGGCCTGGAAGGCCACCGACAGCAGTCAGAATATGCAGATCGCCTCGTCCAACAACGGCACCCACTGGTCGGGTATCACCACCATCGACGAGCAGTTGGGGAGCTGCGTCGCGACCGAACAATTCAATGGCAAGGTCTACGTGGCCACTCCGAACGTCACCGATCCGAACCATCCGCGTATGCTGGTCTTGCACTCAGCAATTGACGGCAGAGCCTTCGATACGGATGAATTTCCTCAGGAGCTCGTGGGGAATAGCATCGCGATGGCCGTTCTCAATGGCACGCTTTACGTCGCCTACCAGGACAACGCCACTCACAATTTGAAGGTCCACACTGCCGAGAAAACCACCACGGTTGGTTACATCAAGTTGGGCAGCTGTGCCGCGATGGCCGTCTTGCGTAACACGCTGTTCCTGGCCTACAAGGCCGACGACGCCAGTCAGACCATGCACGTCGCCACCTCCAGCGACGGCGACATTTGGGGCGCCGCCCAAATTGCCTCCATCCAGTTGGGGAGCTGCGTCGCGATGGCCGCTTTCAATGGCAAGCTCTACGTCGCCGGACAGAAACCCGATCAGAGTCTGTTCATCGCCTCCTCAAACGACGGCAGCAGTTTCGCCGTGAGGCAATTTCCCCAGCAGATTGTGGGGAACTGCATCACGATGAAGGTTTTGAACGACACGCTGTACATCGCCTACCAGAACAACATCGGTCACAATCTGGTCGTCGCCGCATCGTCCAAGTACTTCGATAACTTCGACGCGGTCGCTACCGGTATCCAGTTGGGCAGCTCAGC